TTGTCCCCCGCCACGTCCCTGTTCTGCTCTATAGGGCCCCCGCGGCGCGAAGATCCTTCTCGAACCGGACGGCGTTGAAATTGTCGCCGGAGACAACCGTCCCCTCCACATCGAGCGTGGGGACCATCCTCATGCCATTATTCAGCTTCATGACGATTTCGACTGCCTCCGGATTCTGCTCGATGTCGACTTCGTCGTACGCGATTCCTCGTTCGCCGAGGAATTTCTTCGCCGCTTTGCAGTCCCGGCACCAGGTAGTGGTGTACATGATGATCTTTTTCATCTCAGGTCTGTCCCTCTTTTGCGGAAGTTCTCATGAACGTCCCGGTTCTGCTCCCGGGGGGAGCGGGCTCCGTTTCCTTCGGTCTCCGACGGGCAGGATCGATTCCTGGTGGAACTTTATGATGTACTCCACGGCGTCACCGGGATCGTCCGTAAGATAAAAAAGTTTCATGTCCTTGGAGGA
This genomic interval from Thermodesulfobacteriota bacterium contains the following:
- a CDS encoding glutaredoxin family protein, giving the protein MKKIIMYTTTWCRDCKAAKKFLGERGIAYDEVDIEQNPEAVEIVMKLNNGMRMVPTLDVEGTVVSGDNFNAVRFEKDLRAAGAL